The DNA sequence AAAAAATAGGGTATTCGATGATACTACCTATTCGTCCTAAATAGTCGTATGAAGTAGGCGTTACCTTTTCCCCAAAAATTTCAATTTCCCCTGCGGTCGGTTTGACGAGGTTCGTGAGCATTTTCATGACTGTCGTTTTACCAGCGCCGTTCGGACCGAGAAAGCCGTAAATTTCTCCTTTGCGAATGTGCATATTAACGTTCGACACCACTTCCTTTCCTTGAAAGGACTTCGTCAAACCATTCGTCGTTACAACGTACGCCACCCGTCATCACCTTTCTTCCTGTCGCTTACGCGTACTATCTTCTATTGTAGCTATGAACCGTTTCTTTTTTGTTTCTCAATTCTTAAGAAAACCTTACGTCGTCAATACGTCAACCGGTTTAACTTAATCGTGAACGTCGTTTGACGATACGGCTCACTCTGTAAGGTAATCGTCCCTCCCATTTCTTCAACGAGCTTTTTCGTAATCGTCAAACCGAGCCCGCTACCTTGAAACGTTTTGTTTCGAGACTCCTCAAGTGTATACATGCGCTCAAAAACACGCGCTTGTTCGCGTTCGTCGATTCCCTTCCCGCGATCCCACACGGCGACAGACACGTGCGTGTTATCGTATGTCAAGGAGAGGCCGACTACTTTTCCGTCAGCGCCGTATTGAATCGCGTTGGACAATAAATTGTGTAACACGCGGTTAAGCGCCTCCGCGTTAGCGACGGCGTACACGGGGACGTCGGGAATTTGAATCGCCACGTCAAAACCTTTCGCTTGTAGCGTATCGTAAAATGAGAGCATATTGTTTTTGCAGCATTCGTTCATTGACACCCGCGTTAAAGGGATCTCTTTATCCCCGGACTCCAACTTAGCTAAATCAAAAAATGTATTGATCAACTTAATAATTTCCACTGTTTTATTGTAAACGTTATCGAGCAGTCTTTCCCTCTCTACAGCGGCCATCCCGTGGTCGTGCTGCATCATTTCGATATACCCTAATACGACGGTCAACGGCGTTTTTAAGTCGTGGGAAATGTTCGCTAGCATTTTTTTCATTGAACGTTCCGTTCGCGTGAACTGGGCGAGGTTTTGCTGGGTGACGTCCAACAACCGGTTGATCTCAACTAACAGAAGCTGCAGTTGTTTGTCATCCGTCACGTGTAACAACTTCTCAGCTGACTCTTGCTTCAATATGCGTCGCAGCTTGGCGGATAAGGCATCTAGCTCTACATCCCTCCGCTTCTTTAGCCGGTATTGCCCGATATTGACGGTAGCTAGCACAACGATGACACTGACGAGGAGAATCGTCATTGTTCGAATTCCCCCAAGCGATAGCCGATCCCCCACAACGTTTTTATATACTTAGGCGACGACGGGTCATCTTCTATTTTTTCGCGCAACCGACTCATGTGGACGTTAATAATGTTTTCGTCGCCGTAATAATCGTCCTGCCAAACCGCGCGGTAAATCTGCTCTTTCGTAAACACTCGCTCGGGATTTGTAAAAAACAACTTCAATATTTGCCACTCTTTTGCCGTGAGCTTAATCTCTTCCCCGTTTTTCTTCACGCGCATATTTTCAATGTCGAGCGCAATGTCCCGTATGTGAATCACCTGGTGCTGTACATCCTTATCGCCGTCTTTTGGGCTGCCGGTATACTGTGTCGCGCGGCGGATCGCTGCTTTCACACGCGCCGTCAGCTCAATTAAGGAAAACGGTTTGGTCACGTAATCGTCTGCTCCAAACCCGAGACCTAACGCTTTTTCCACATCGCCGTCTTTGGCAGAAACGATCAACACAGGAACGGTACTTTTTTCGCGAACAGCTTTTAAAAAGTCCATGCCGTTAAGCTTCGGCAACATCAAATCGAGCAGAATTAAATCAAAAGACTCCCGCGCAAACGCACGCAATGCTTCTTTGCCGTCACACGCGTGTGCGACGCGGAATCCTTCCTTCGTTAGATGGTTTCCTACCATGTCACTAATCGCTGGATCGTCTTCTACGAGTAAAATGTAATGATGCATGTTGCGTCACCGGCCTTATCGTGTAGTCATTTTAGCTATATGTTTTATGTTATCCTATTGTTGAGATGTGTGACAGGATCGTTTAGATTATACATCATTGAGCAACGTGAAAGGGGATCGTCCAAGTGGCATCAAGACAGCAACCGCTCCAACTGTTTCCGGAAACAATCCGGCGCGAGTGGTTGAACAGACCACAAAAAAGCTTTGCGAAAGGACAGATGATTGTCACGCCCGGTGACTCGTCCGCCTATTTGTACTTAATCGTCGCGGGGAACGCCCGCCTGTTCCATTTACACCTCGATGGCAAAGAATGCACGCTCGACATTTTGTCTGCTGGCGATTTTATTAACTGGCTCAACTTATTTATCGATAGTGAAAAAGAGTCCTTTTGTCGGGGGTTAACGGATGTTACCGTCGTTTCCGTTCCTAAAAAGGAAATATTCGCGGTAATTGAATCGACGCCGCCAGGACTAGCCATGTCGTTGCTAAAAGACATGGCGCTGCGCTTGCACGAGACGACGGCGATTTTGGAACAAGTCGCTTACGGAAAAGTAGAAGAGCGGATCGTGTTTTTGTTTGAAAAACTGACAGAAGGGCGTGGACAAGCAGGAGAATGTGTGCCTTTACCGCCATTTTTAACACATAAAGACCTCGCTGGGATGATCGGCTCAACGCGAGAGACGGTCACGTTTTTACTTAATAAGTTGCAACAAGAAGGAGTGGTTGTACAAAAGGACAACCAGCTCTTGTTTCGCAAGGGAGCGCAAAATTGATGATGTGTAAGCTCCCTTACATACAAAAGAAGGACACCTTGTTACGATGGGATTATCAAACATCCTAACGAAAGGTGAATGACGTGAACAACATTAACTTTACAGCAGTGAAACAAATGGCAGCAGCGATTCAGTCCAACCCCGAGTTAAAAATGCGCAACTGGCAGGCGAAAGTGACTTGGAAAGACGGCGTGCAAAACGACGTACAAATTAGGGAGTTCGCCCCTTTCCGTACGGACGAACCAGCACCGTTAGGCGGGACCGATGTGGCACCGAACCCCGTCGAATATTTAATCGCCGCAGCAGCGAGTTGCTTTACGATTACGTTCGAAGTGCTCGCTAGTGAACAAGGGATTCGATTGAATGACGTAGAAGTGGAGATTGAAGCGGATTTAAATGCGGCCGTCTTTCTCGGCTTAGAATCAGGGGATGGCGGAATTTTAAATCCCGTCATTCATTTGAAGGCTGACACTTCCGCGTCGCCTGAAGCAGTAGAAAAAATTGCTCGTACAGCATTGGAAAAATCGCCGGTGCTGGCTAGTTTGAAAATGGAAATCGGTTTACAAGTTCATTAATTAAGTGAAGGTCAGCTGGATCGAGCTGACCTTTTGACTGCAAGAAAACATAAAACCGTTAAGGGCGATGCACCTTCCGAACAATTATACGAGCTTAACCCCAAAATACATCGGTTTTTATTAATTCCAAAATATCCATTAATAAGCCCCCTTTTACATATCCTGTTTCTTAAAATATACAAAACTAGCGGAAACGCCGAGGAGGAAAACTAAGCATATAATCATAAGAGCTGTTTCAGTCGGATAGTGAAATTTTGCAATATCCCCACTTGCAATCAAATAAGGAGACGACCATGGAAACAGCACCGCTAAGTCTTCATTGGCAAGTGCAACATTACAAAGAACGACTGCTGCAGCGACAATCATCGGTGTCACTAAGTTTTTAAGCCAAAGTGTTATAAATACGAAAGGCGACATGGTAAAATACAATAATAAAACGCCTAAAAAATACTCCTTTAGCGACTGCGTAATAACGTCAACGCTAAATGCCGCGGCATTGCCGACAACACTTAAAATCAACGTGGATCCCCATGCTACTGCTGTTAAAAGGATCATCCACACAAACAGCATC is a window from the Numidum massiliense genome containing:
- a CDS encoding response regulator transcription factor, with translation MHHYILLVEDDPAISDMVGNHLTKEGFRVAHACDGKEALRAFARESFDLILLDLMLPKLNGMDFLKAVREKSTVPVLIVSAKDGDVEKALGLGFGADDYVTKPFSLIELTARVKAAIRRATQYTGSPKDGDKDVQHQVIHIRDIALDIENMRVKKNGEEIKLTAKEWQILKLFFTNPERVFTKEQIYRAVWQDDYYGDENIINVHMSRLREKIEDDPSSPKYIKTLWGIGYRLGEFEQ
- a CDS encoding ABC transporter permease; translated protein: MLNLLYCEFLKLKRSKMFFISALGALVAPVMVFAGLIKAKITKPDKVITYWDMLEQTNLYVLLLFGVIVYGVIAAHLLSREFAEKTMKSILTVPVSKEAFLTAKFLMLFVWMILLTAVAWGSTLILSVVGNAAAFSVDVITQSLKEYFLGVLLLYFTMSPFVFITLWLKNLVTPMIVAAAVVLCNVALANEDLAVLFPWSSPYLIASGDIAKFHYPTETALMIICLVFLLGVSASFVYFKKQDM
- a CDS encoding sensor histidine kinase, with the translated sequence MTILLVSVIVVLATVNIGQYRLKKRRDVELDALSAKLRRILKQESAEKLLHVTDDKQLQLLLVEINRLLDVTQQNLAQFTRTERSMKKMLANISHDLKTPLTVVLGYIEMMQHDHGMAAVERERLLDNVYNKTVEIIKLINTFFDLAKLESGDKEIPLTRVSMNECCKNNMLSFYDTLQAKGFDVAIQIPDVPVYAVANAEALNRVLHNLLSNAIQYGADGKVVGLSLTYDNTHVSVAVWDRGKGIDEREQARVFERMYTLEESRNKTFQGSGLGLTITKKLVEEMGGTITLQSEPYRQTTFTIKLNRLTY
- a CDS encoding OsmC family protein — protein: MNDVNNINFTAVKQMAAAIQSNPELKMRNWQAKVTWKDGVQNDVQIREFAPFRTDEPAPLGGTDVAPNPVEYLIAAAASCFTITFEVLASEQGIRLNDVEVEIEADLNAAVFLGLESGDGGILNPVIHLKADTSASPEAVEKIARTALEKSPVLASLKMEIGLQVH
- a CDS encoding Crp/Fnr family transcriptional regulator → MASRQQPLQLFPETIRREWLNRPQKSFAKGQMIVTPGDSSAYLYLIVAGNARLFHLHLDGKECTLDILSAGDFINWLNLFIDSEKESFCRGLTDVTVVSVPKKEIFAVIESTPPGLAMSLLKDMALRLHETTAILEQVAYGKVEERIVFLFEKLTEGRGQAGECVPLPPFLTHKDLAGMIGSTRETVTFLLNKLQQEGVVVQKDNQLLFRKGAQN